The sequence CAAATAGCACTGATAGGATTGAGAAGAGCAGTAGGTTTGCTAGACCACCTTCTCCGGGGGTTATGGCGAAGACCACTACTAGAAGAAGAACATATAGGTATCTTCTGCCCCGCGTAAGCATATCTGTACCAATAATTCCATATTTTACAAGTAGAACTAGAAAGGCTGGAAGGGTGAATGCAAGCCCGCACATAATGGTGAGGAAGAAAACGAAATAGTAAAAATCGGTAACCGAGATATACAGTTCCGCTCCAACCATCTGGAAGAACGGTATGAGGGCGGCGAAGCCAAGGGGAACTAGAAGATAATAGCCAAAAAATAAGCCTAGCACGAAGAGCACAGTAAAGTAGGCTAAGAAGGAATATAGGGCTCTTCTCTCATGGGGATAGAGGGCTGGATCAATGAACTTCAATATTTCATAGGCAAATACTGGTAAAGTAATTATGAGTCCTAAGACAAGCGATGAAACCAAAT comes from Candidatus Bathyarchaeia archaeon and encodes:
- a CDS encoding twin-arginine translocase subunit TatC — translated: MLRKEKYMTFWEHTQELIQRLKIVFYTLIISTVAVMILPANLSFINDPFNSYEPLIAAILRMVRERALPPGVKLIGLEFISPIELYLVSSLVLGLIITLPVFAYEILKFIDPALYPHERRALYSFLAYFTVLFVLGLFFGYYLLVPLGFAALIPFFQMVGAELYISVTDFYYFVFFLTIMCGLAFTLPAFLVLLVKYGIIGTDMLTRGRRYLYVLLLVVVFAITPGEGGLANLLLFSILSVLFELGILIAKKSEGKKEGITTLLPFMERKCKFCNKNIPADAVFCPNCKKSQK